In Babylonia areolata isolate BAREFJ2019XMU chromosome 19, ASM4173473v1, whole genome shotgun sequence, a single window of DNA contains:
- the LOC143294148 gene encoding mammalian ependymin-related protein 1-like, which yields MMKGTVAVCVVLAVLVMTACPAAGDGPACCSPDKWEGRQLSTFMNSEVTYDAVNQREVFIVNKTDSNGNSKQFKYLAFYGKNVAYTYDLNDGSCRESALTAFPKRCVPDSSKVLNAKLTLGTGSNTVSASRVYYETKAGGTTTYGNVVLADGCVPIFETALNYVGGVLSMESSTYEDIREGIKSEDIFDLPKACQEDDRRRRSDDVETLDEEISALMRLP from the exons ATGATGAAGGGGACAGTggcggtgtgtgttgtgctggcgGTGCTGGTGATGACGGCTTGCCCGGCAGCTGGAGACGGACCTGCATGCTGCTCGCCGGACAAGTGGGAGGGGAGACAATTGTCCACGTTT ATGAACTCGGAAGTGACGTATGACGCCGTCAATCAGCGGGAAGTATTCATCGTCAACAAGACTGATAGCAACGGGAATTCCAAGCAGTTCAAATACCTGGCCTTTTATGGA AAAAATGTCGCATATACATACGACCTAAACGATGGAAGCTGCCGAGAGTCCGCGTTGACTGCATTTCCCAAGCGCTGCGTGCCAg ACTCGTCCAAAGTGTTGAATGCCAAACTGACGCTGGGCACGGGCAGCAACACAGTGAGCGCTTCACGGGTGTACTATGAAACCAAGGCGGGTGGCACCACTACCTACGGCAACGTGGTCTTGGCTGATGGCTGTGTCCCAATCTTTGAGACCGCTTTGAACTACGTAGGAGGCG ttCTGAGCATGGAAAGCAGCACATATGAAGACATTCGGGAAGGCATTAAGTCTGAGGACATCTTTGATCTCCCCAAGGCATGTCAGGAGGATGACAGAAGACGTCGTTCTGATGATGTGGAG ACTCTCGACGAAGAGATATCCGCCCTGATGAGACTGCCTTGA